A single uncultured Methanolobus sp. DNA region contains:
- the mtaC gene encoding methanol--corrinoid protein MtaC — protein sequence MLDIDPAGILVRYNVKLESELTPDEVARELFPTDILLRNIVEAVFEGDEDEVIITLKDAVKGGKDPISLIDDALMVGMDIVSQLYDDGHLFLPDVMIASHAMTDGIEYCKQISGKTHECKGTVVSYVVEGDIHDIGKKILTVLLKSNGYEVIDLGSDVPTDEVISAVMKYRPIMITGTSLMTTTMYSFMEVNNRLLENDIKIPLVCGGGAVTQDFVMNYELGIYCEDAALVPKIADSILKNKSIEELREQFHVH from the coding sequence ATGCTAGATATAGACCCTGCGGGTATCCTTGTCAGGTACAATGTTAAATTAGAAAGTGAATTAACCCCTGATGAGGTAGCAAGAGAACTATTCCCCACTGATATTCTACTAAGGAACATAGTTGAAGCGGTTTTTGAAGGTGATGAGGACGAGGTTATAATAACCCTCAAAGATGCTGTAAAAGGCGGCAAAGATCCAATATCCCTCATAGACGATGCGCTTATGGTTGGCATGGATATAGTATCCCAGTTATATGATGACGGGCATCTGTTCCTTCCGGATGTGATGATCGCATCACATGCAATGACAGATGGTATTGAATACTGTAAGCAGATATCTGGCAAGACCCATGAATGTAAAGGAACTGTAGTTTCCTATGTTGTAGAAGGCGACATACATGATATTGGCAAGAAAATACTGACAGTGCTTTTGAAATCTAACGGATACGAAGTAATAGACCTTGGAAGTGATGTTCCAACAGATGAGGTTATCAGTGCCGTAATGAAATACAGGCCCATAATGATAACAGGTACTTCCCTGATGACAACCACCATGTATTCTTTCATGGAAGTTAACAACAGGCTTCTTGAGAACGACATAAAGATCCCTCTTGTATGTGGAGGAGGCGCTGTTACCCAGGACTTTGTTATGAACTATGAACTTGGCATATATTGTGAAGATGCTGCCCTGGTGCCTAAGATCGCAGATTCTATTCTTAAGAATAAAAGTATAGAAGAACTAAGGGAACAGTTTCATGTACATTGA